GCGGCGAGGATCAGTGCCGCGGCCACGGCACGCCTGCCAGTACGAGTACGCATCGACTCTCCATTCATTGCTTGTCTGCCTGGTCGGGGCCGAAGCGGATCGCCCGCACCGTCGCCGGCGGGGTGTAGGGCCGTTCGGAGACGAACTCGCCGGACTGCGGCGCCTCGATGACCGTGCCCGCGCCCGAGTAGATGAAGATGTGGCCGGGATGCGGCTGGATGACATCGCCCGCACGCAGTTGTGCCGGGTCGGTGATCGCGGTGCCCAGCGGCGAGACGATCTGCGCGGAATCCGGCGGCACCACGTTGAGCTTGCCGCCGGAGGCTTGCGCGACCGCGTACTGCACCAGCCCCGAGCAATCGAAGCCGACCTTGGCGTAGTCGCCGTGCGCATCGGCCGGACCGCCGTTATCGGAGATACCGAGAGTGGGGCCGAACTGGTTGCCCCCGCCCCACGCATACGGCAATCCGATCTGGGAGCGGGCCGCGGCCACCACCCGCGCCCCGAACTCCGACGATGCCGGCGCCGCCAGCGTCCAGGCCGCCGCCTGGGCGGGAATATCGACGATGTAGCCCTGGGTCTGCCCGTTGCCGCACACCCCACCCGCGGCCCGCGAGTTTCCCGGCCCGCAGTTGTAGTACGACAGCATCAGCTCGGTGATCTGCCCCGACACGGTGCCGGCCGCCAAGTCCTGCTCGGCCAGGGCCGCGAGCGCACAGTCGTAGTTCGCCATCGACATGGTCGCGTCCGCGATCGAGTACGGGTCCTTCGTCCCGTCTCCGTCGCCGTCGACGCCGTATACCTCCCACGTGGCCGGCAGAAACTGTGACGGGCCCTGGGCGCCGGACTCGGCGTTGTAGGCGGCCGGGTTGAACCCGCCGGATTCGTTGTCGATCTGCGCTGCGAGCAGCGGCGCGGTCACCGCCGCGCACGTGCCTGCGGCCTGTGTGATCCACGGGATGAACGGGGCGGCGGCCGGGTGATCCGCCAGCAGTGCTTTCTTATCGAGCCGGTCGCCGCCGGCGGTGGTGCCGCAGCCGGGGCCCAGCGATTCGGCGTGCAGACCGGAACCGCTGCGGGTCCGCGTTCCTGTGTCCT
The Tomitella fengzijianii genome window above contains:
- a CDS encoding C40 family peptidase encodes the protein MASGKAASGGALAVGGVLLLAATFMGGFSGDGHRDAAYLCPGGEDTGTRTRSGSGLHAESLGPGCGTTAGGDRLDKKALLADHPAAAPFIPWITQAAGTCAAVTAPLLAAQIDNESGGFNPAAYNAESGAQGPSQFLPATWEVYGVDGDGDGTKDPYSIADATMSMANYDCALAALAEQDLAAGTVSGQITELMLSYYNCGPGNSRAAGGVCGNGQTQGYIVDIPAQAAAWTLAAPASSEFGARVVAAARSQIGLPYAWGGGNQFGPTLGISDNGGPADAHGDYAKVGFDCSGLVQYAVAQASGGKLNVVPPDSAQIVSPLGTAITDPAQLRAGDVIQPHPGHIFIYSGAGTVIEAPQSGEFVSERPYTPPATVRAIRFGPDQADKQ